In Salmo salar chromosome ssa03, Ssal_v3.1, whole genome shotgun sequence, a single genomic region encodes these proteins:
- the psmg3 gene encoding proteasome assembly chaperone 3 isoform X1: protein MSTQPLIRSKQTEKSINGISTQVVCTEFSNYIFIVLTQYGKIGTLVSVTPDSRSGDISTPMFTTKVLLGKEEALTHVCAKNLATFVSQEAGNRPVLLGLALKDSSIEAIKAMKDVIKSCQVW, encoded by the exons ATGTCAACTCAGCCTCTCATCAGATCAAAGCAGACAGAGAAATCAATCAATGGAATATCCACACAGGTTGTTTGCACAGAGTTCAGTAACTACATATTTATAGTCCTCACACAGTATGGAAAGATTGGCACTTTAGTATCAGTCACACCTGACTCCAGATCAGGTGATATCAGCACTCCCATGTTCACCACCAAAGTATTGCTGGGAAAAGAAGAG GCTTTGACACACGTCTGTGCCAAAAACTTGGCAACATTTGTGTCACAAGAGGCAGGCAACAGGCCTGTTCTACTGGGGTTGGCACTCAAGGATAGTTCCATAGAAGCAATAAAGGCAATGAAAGATGTAATCAAAAGTTGTCAAGTCTGGTAA